Sequence from the Paenibacillus tundrae genome:
CTGAACGCCTAGTGGCAAAATCAATCCAAAGGCCAATATAATCGCATGAACAAAAACACCCATATGTCCTCCCCCTTAGTCTGTTCATCTATAGTAAAGGAGGATGAACTCGACGTAACCAACCACTTGGATGGCATACATACCAACCAAATGTTATAGTGTCCATAACGATGCAAGCGATGAATTCATGTACATAATGGAGGTTACAACGAAGTGAAACGTTCTGATTCGTGGCCAAGCATGGACTGGAAGCCTAATCCCTCACAACCCTTGCCGCTGTATCAACAAATCGAACTATATATTCGCCAGAAAATTACGAGTGGCGAGTGGGCTCCGGGAACTCGTCTGCCTTCCCAGCGAACCTTAGCTCAGTCTATGGGTATTAATCGCAGCACACTTGTCAGCGCTCTGGATAATCTCACGGCCGCAGGTATGATTGAGGGTAGGCATGGCGGCGGTACGTATGTATGCAGCTTGGACTGGAACGCTCTACCTACTCGGGAAATGCCCAATTGGGAAGAAGCCTCCGAGGAGGGCTCCTATTACCCTAATCTCCCAGAAGTGCAGCAGATTAACCGATCGGAATTTCAACCAGGCATCATCCGCCTCGGTACAGGTGAGCTGGCTCCAGAGCTTATGCCACATGACGAATTCAATGAGATTTTGCTCACCTTATCCCGTCGCTCCCATAGCCTGAATTACCTTGAGCCACAGGGTAGTTTGGAGCTACGTGTTGCGCTGTCTGCGTATTTACAGAAGGTTCATGATATTCAAGCATCTCCTGCATCCATATTAATCGTATCCGGTTCAATTCAGGCGCTGAATCTCGTATCTGTAGGCCTGCTTCCAAGGGGAGCAACGGTCTTACTGGAGAAACCATCCTATCTGTATTCCATCCATGCTTTTCAGTCCGCCGGACTGAAGATGGGCGGCATTCCTTTAGACGACGAAGGCATACAGCTTGCTGAATTGAGCCAGGCATCCAACCGAGCTTTCAAGCAAGGTAACTTTCCGCTCCTATATACGATTCCTAGCTTCCACAACCCAACGGGCAATCTGATGAGCGCACAGCGCCGTGAAGAGCTACTGGCTACGGCATATACGACCGGATGCTCCATTCTGGAAGATGCCGCGTACACGGATCTATGGCTGGATGAACCTGCACCTAAGCCGCTAAAAGCGTTAGATCGAGAGGGACGCGTACTGCATATGGGCACACTGTCAAAAGCAGTCAGTCCCGGTCTGCGGCTGGGCTGGTTGGTCGGCCCGGAACCCGTCATTCGCCGGCTCGCAGATATTAAGATGCAGACGGATTATGGGACGAGTTCTCTGGCACAAGAAGCTGCTGCGGTATGGTTTGCTGACGGATATCACGAGCGACACATGGATCATCTAAGACCTGAGCTACGCAGCCGACGTGACTGTATGTTGGAACTGCTGCATCGCTATATGGGTGAACTTGCTCAGTGGAATATACCTCGTGGCGGGTTCTATATCTGGCTGCAATTAACTTGTGCTCCGCTCTCCATCAGACGAATCTTCCAGATGTGCTTAGATCGTGGTGTACTTATCCACCCTGGATACTTATACAACCGTCTCGATCAAGAGCACATTCGCCTGTCTTATGCATATTGCACACCAGAGCAAATGGAACAAGGGCTAGTCATTCTTGCAGAAACGGTACGTGAGTTGCTCTCTTCTCTTGAAAAGTAAATTCAAAAGCCGCCAAGAACGGAGCGAGAGTACTCTCCTCATCTTGACGGCTTGTTATTATATTTTAGATCCTTTGCTGTAGATCAACTTGCGGATGATCCGCTCAGCATAGAACAGATAGGTTGGATTCGTGATATCCATGATCTGACGTGCGCCATATTTCCCTGGCCCTTGCACCGTTGTTGCGAGCACGTCCGGATGCTCCTTAACCATCAATGTCGGAACCGCATACGTTGGCGTACCTACAATCACTTGAACCCCCGCCTGATGCATCGCACCCAGAACACGATCCACCTATGAGAAATCGAACACTCCATTCTGTGGTTCATGCGTGCTCCAAGTAGACTCTGCGATCCGTACCACGTTAATTCCTGCATCCTTCATCATCTGAATATGTTTCCTTCAGAAACAATGTAGTTACTCACGTAGGTTTGCCTACGCTCCGCTACTCCATTTCTATCTTCATCCCATCTTCTTGGTACTGAAAACCGTCCTTTTGGAACATGCACTTAAAGCAATTAAGGCAATGCTCCACATATCCAACAGGCTTTCCATGACTCTATGAATGATAACGTTTACATAACTAACAATAACCGTGTACTATATATGCAGGCTATCCCTGGTTTCTTACCAGAATCCAATGATTATGAAAATCAGGGTTAAACTGATTATAATGAAGTATACTAAGGGTGCTGATTGTGCAAAGCGATTGTTTTTACCCTTTTCCGAGGTGACGTTATGGAAACTAAATTACAGCTTCGAGAAATGCCGCAACACCTAATGGCACACTGGCTGCCGATTATTGATTGCAACATCAAACTGTACGGCGCACATAGCCAGCAGGTGCAGATGGGCTGGATGATGCCAGAGGAGTCACACCCAGGCTTCGAGCTTCTGCTCATATTGGAAGGCACCCAAGAAAGTATTATTCATGGATATAGACATCTGGTAGAAGAAGGCGACATTCTCTTAATTCCTCCGGGATACAAACATACGAATCAATGTGTCTCTACCACAGGCATGACTTATTTTAGCGCCCACTTCAATGTGGACGATCCTGTATTTATATTAAAGCTAATGTCCAGACACAGTCGAATCTACGAAGCGGGCACACCGGACAATCTGAAAATGCGCGCTATACTGGAGAGCTGGATGAGCATGATTAAACAAACGGAGGCTTATACTTCGACAGATAAGTTTATGATGCAGGCACGGATGTTTGAGCTGTTTGCGCTCTTGTCCCAGACAGCTGATCGTGAACCCGTCTCTACGATGTCCGGATCTGCGCCTAATGCACCCGCACCGACAGCTATGCACTATGCAGGGGCGATTGCGGAAGCGATTAAGCAGGCTTTTCACGCTCAGCTAAGAAATAAAGACGGCAATGTATCTACGATAAAGGTGGAGCAAATTATTGCTTCATTCGGGATCAGCCCAGGATATGGTCTGCAGATCTTCCGTAAAGTATACGGACGAGCACCGCGCGCATATCTATCAAGCCTAAAATTACAGGAAGCCAAAGTTCTCATCGAACAACCGGAGCTATCTCTAGGGGAAATTGCATGGAAGCTTGGCTATACCCATCTGTCGCATTTCAGCAGGCAGTTCAAACGCTGGACAGGCGAAAGCCCACTTCAGTATCGCAACTCTACCTTGAAAAAAAACCGCAGTGCTCCGCTCGATTCTTCCAGCGTGATTTCAGGCGTGAACGGAATGGATTAGAAGATTAGATTAATTAAAAGAATTGATAATCACAAGTCATGTCAGAGCTAAGTGGCACAATTAACGCTCATGATTCCGAATAGACTGGTATTCTTGAGGTGTGTTCATATTGCTTAACTGGTCTACCGCATCAAGAACACCTACACTTTCTAGTTCTTGCACGTCGATATAGAGGGGATTCATCTCCTCCAACCAGCCTGTGACTCGTAAACGGTCTTGGTCTAAGCATTGCGTAAGCTCTGTAAGCACACGTCTGTGATATACACCGGCAAGTGGATGCACACGTCCTGCTATTCGCGGCACAATGACAGAATGTTGATCGCTGGATTCGGCCAATTGCTTCATACCTGCGAAAAAGGAAGGCCTAATCAACGGCATATCACAAGCGCATACAAGGTTCCAATTCGTATCCGAAGCTTGAAGCGCTGCATGCAATCCAGCGAGCGGCCCCTTGCCCGGATATTGATCCTGAACACATTCATAACCCAGTTCTGCATATGTGGCGACATGAGAGCCACCCGCAACAATGATGCGGGCGACTTCCGGTATCATTGAACTAGCGATTTGGCTGAGCAACGTCGAACCCTTCACTGGCAATAGTGCCTTGTTCGATCCCATACGCCTAGATTGACCACCTGCCAAAATGATGCCCGTCCACTCTGTTGTGTTCACGACGATCTCCTCCAGTGCTAGTATTTTCGATTCGATGCTTGATAAGGAAAAGTAGCTTTTAGTCTATACATTGAAACCCCATACAACAAATGATACATTGAACAATATGATTCTGAAAGGAATGGCTCTATTGGATAAATTTGCACCAGGAAGAGGCAATCCCTCTTTGGTCTCGCTGAAACTATATAATTTCTTCATCTATGGGGCAATCTCCATCTTCGCCGGATTTCTGCAATTATACTTGCAAGAGATTGGTATGACCAAATTAGAGATTGGTAGCCTCATGGCGATCGGCCCATTTGTCTCCTTGTTTGCGAATCCCTTCTGGGGGTTCTGGAGCGATAAATCACGCAATATCCGTATTATTCTAATGATTATGATGGGAGGCACATTTGTGTTCTCTCAAGCTGTCTTCCATGCCCCTACCTATGCCTGGATCTACACGGCCATGATTGTTTTTTATTTTTTTCAAAGTCCGTTATTCGCTCAAACCAATAGTTTGATTCTTGGATACATTGATGGTACCTCGCAAAAGTTCGGTTCCTTCCGCCTATGGGGTTCCTTAGGCTGGGCACTAACCGCGGTAGCGGCTGGTCCACTAATTGATCGACTTGGCATAGGCAGTGTATCCATCGTCTTCGCGTGTATGATTATCGTTGCTTTTGCATTTTCGGTATTTCTGCCCAGACAGCCGGTTGCTTCAGATACGCCTGTAGTCACATTCCGACGGTTTGGAAAGGTCATGTTCAATCCCTATTTCATGGCATTCATTGGACTTGGCGTTCTGGTATCCGTGCCTAATGCAATGAACAGCACTTTCATGTCGCTCTATATTACCGAGATGGGCGGCAACAAACAAATGGTCGGCTGGGCGATCTTCACGTCTTCCATTCTGGAAGTCGGGGTCTTCTTACTGCTGGATCGATATCTGAAAAGAAAGATGAGCTTCCTGCTCGCCTCGCTTGTCCTAGTTAGTCTGCTGTTTGCCATCCGTTGGCAATTGATGGCTGAGTCTACTCTACCTATTGAAGTTGTACTCATTCAACTGATGCACTCCATTACCTTCGGTGGATACTTCTATGTAGGCACACAGCTTACGATGCTGTTTATTCCTAGACCGTATCGTTCCTCTGGTCAAGCTGTCTACACGATGGCGTGGGGCGGTCTGTCTGGTGTCATTGCAGGTTTGTTTGGCGGCTGGCTGTTCCAGAGCTTCGGTGCTGAACTTATGTACAACATCGGGGTATTCTTCTCGCTGATTGGTGCTGCTGGCTTCGCCATCATGTGGCTGATTAATCGGCGGAATGGATATCAGCCTGTTGTGTTGACCGAAATGGGTGATGGTTAATCTTTTGTTGGCAAAGGTTGAAACCTTGATTTACACGAGGGCACTTCGATGACAGAATAACCCTCCGATCGCTGTTACCCCCGGATTTTTTGGATTCCCCTTTTCAAAGGGTAAAATCCGGGGGTAAATGCGAGCGCTTCGCTTCTCCAGCTTTATTCTGTCCTCTCCGTTATGGTGTAAATAAAAACTTCAAACATTCAAACAAAAGATTAAGGGGCGGGGAGTAGGGTTAAAGCTCTTCGTTACGGCGTAACATCATCGTCCCTTACTACTCACAAACGATATAAAAGATTAAGTCTAGAGAGTAGGCAAAGGAGATACGTATGCTTCAATGCAGCCTACTTCTTAGAAAGTTCGTAGGGAGCCGAGCACTTTGGTCTCACCTTTGTCTTGTGATCGATGATGGCTTCGGCATGGACGAGAAGACATTAGAGATATTAAAGACGTTAACACTACATCTCACCTGGCACAATTCCAATGTAAGCCGTACCCATTACAACTCCGTAATAGTAATCTACATATAGAATTTAATTCGATTTAACCTCCCTACCTCAACATACCTGCGTGCCACTCCATTAATATTATTCTAGTCGTCTAACTCCCCTACCTCTCGCTGTTGGATCCAATTGTCTCATCCAGTAGTCATGAAATAGGGAACCTCGTGCTGGGAGCTGCATGCGGTGCGAATTACGATCTAGCAATCCTCTAAGTTTAACCTCCCTCAACCTAACCTTGTGTGTAATTCTAACGAACCCTAGGCGCCTTATTTGCCACAATTTCAGGAGATTCCAAAGCTAAGGAACCTCAGACACGTTATTGCGCGAAAAAGACCTTCAAATTACTAAAAAGATAGGTCATACGACGAAATAAGGTGTGTACGATTCGTTACGTTGCTGGAACGTCCACATACACTTAAATAGCGTTTCCTCGGTTCGTTAGGCTCCTACCTCATGCGCAAATTTTGTGCTTGTGTTGACGCTCATAATCATGGTTATGCTTAATCTTGCACTTGGGCTGTCACTTATGCTAATAGTCACGCCACTCTTGTGCTCATAATCATGTCCATGTTCTGCTGCTGATGCTCATTCTCATGTTTTTGCTTCTGCTTCTTGCCTATGATTATGCTTGTGCTGACAGCCACGCTCATAGTCATGCCTGTTCTGCTTGTGCTGGCGCTCATACTCATACTGACTCCCATGGTCGTGCCCATGTTCAGCTGCTTATGCTTGGCTGACGCACATAGTCGTGCTCCTGTTTATGCTTGTGGTACGCTTATAATTCTGCTTAGCTTGTTCTGACATTCATGCTCATGATTCTGCTTATGTGTATGCCGACTCTCATACTCATGCACATGTTCTACTTATACTTGTACTGACAGCCATGCCCATACTTATGCTTCAACGTACACTTATGCTCAGTCTACGCCTGAACCCGAACTTAACCCTCCTCCTAAAAAAACTAAAAAGGCATCCCCTGTCATGATAACCATGACAAAGGATGCCCCTTCTTTAACTTATAACTTGGCTGCTCACCAGCGTGCTGATGAACAGATCCTTAATTCATCCATCAACCTTATGCTTTTGGCAGTTGGAATGAGCTTTTGAGTGATACCACGCGGTTAAATACCGGGCGACCTGGCTCGGAATGCTTCGGATCTACGCTGAAGTAGCCGTGACGGAAGAACTGGAATTTATCTTGAGGCTTCGCCTCTTTCATCTCCTGTTCCACGTATCCGTGAACAATCTCAAGGGAATTCGGATTCAGCTGATCCAGGAATGTTTTCTCCGGTTGCTCTTCCACAACCTCAGCTTCAGCCCCAGCTACGACTACCTCTGGTTCGCTGTCTACTTCCGGTGCTTCTGCCGAAATCAGTGGCTCGTACAGACGGAACTCCGCAGGTACCGCTTGGCTCGCTTCCACCCAGTGGATTGTGCCTTTTACTTTACGACCTGTAAATCCACTGCCGCTCTTCGTCTCCACATCATAGGTACAGTGAATTTCGATCACGTTACCTTCTGCATCCTTAATCACATCGTTACACTTGATAAAGTAAGCATGTTTCAGACGAACCTCGTTGCCAGGGAACAAACGGAAATATTTGTTCGGTGGATTCTCCATAAAGTCATCTTGCTCAATATAAATCTCACGGGAGAACGGAATTTGACGGTTACCCATCTCTGGATTCTCCACATTATTCTCAGCCTCAAGCCACTCCACTTGACCCTCAGGGTAGTTCGTAATAACAACCTTGAGTGGGTGCAGAACTGCCATCGTACGCGGAGCTTTCAGTTTCAAGTCTTCCCGTACAAAGTGCTCTAGCGTTTGAATATCGATAACCCCTTGGCTCTTAGAGATGCCTGTCTCAAATACGAAATCACGAATAGCTTCTGGGGTATAACCCCGACGACGCAGACCCGAGATTGTAGGCATACGTGGATCATCCCATCCATCTACATGACCTTCGTCTACAAGTAGCTTCAGCTTCCGTTTACTTGTCACCATCTGGGACAGATTCAAGCGACCAAACTCATATTGATGCGGCCTGCTCTCCATCTCGCACTCAGCGATTACCCAATCATAGAATGGACGTTGATCCTCAAACTCTAGAGAACAGAGGGAGTGCGTCACACCTTCAATAGCATCTTCGAGCGGGTGCGCAAAAGCATACATCGGGTAGATGCACCATTTATCACCTGTGTTGTGATGGTGTGCATGTGAAATCCGGTAAATCACTGGATCACGCAAGTTGATGTTTGGCGAAGCCATATCAATCTTAGCACGCAGCACTTTCTCTCCGTTCTTGAATTCGCCGGCGCGCATACGTGTGAACAGATCAAGATTCTCTTCTACCGAACGATCACGGTACGGGCTGTTCTTACCTGGCTCCGTCAGCGTTCCGCGCATTTGACGAATTTCGTCGGCGCTTTGGTCGTCAACGTAAGCTTTTCCTTTTTGGATCAGCAAGACCGCACGATTGTACATCTCATCGAAATAATCCGAGGCAAAACGCTTCTCGTTCCACTCATATCCGAGCCATTTCACGTCTTCCTGGATGGATTGAACATATTCTACGTCTTCCTTAACCGGGTTCGTGTCATCAAAGCGAAGATTCGTCTTGCCGCCAAACTCGCCGCCCAGCGCAAAGTTAATCCAAATTGCTTTGGCATGTCCGATATGCAGATAACCGTTCGGTTCCGGAGGAAAACGGGTAATAACTTCCTGGACTTTTCCAGACCGGAGATCTTCGGTGATGATATTTTTGATAAAGTTAGGTGGGGTGGTACGATTGTCCACAGCTATCAAACCTTTCATAAATGGATTGGAGCTTCAGGAATTGCAGCAATTCCGCTATCATCCTTTGGATATACGAAGACATCAACCAGAGTAATGTTGCTTTCTGGAAAGTTTCGTACGCGTTTCATTTAAATATACCTTTAACGGAGGATGAGTTCAATAAAGAACGGCACCAAAGTCAGGATCAAACGCATTCAAGATAGGCCTATAACCATTTTGACGGGTGCGCACGAATCATGTAGCATGGTAGTAAAACCAGAATTTAAGGGAGGGTTTCCCAATTGAACACGCTAAAACTGACCAAAGAACAGCAGGATGACGCCATACGCACCATCCAGTCGTATTTCGAAGAGGAACGCGGCGAAGAACTGGGCGATTTGGCAGCTTGGGGTGTACTGGATCTGTTCATGACCCAGCTCGCTCCCTACATATATAATCAGGCCCTCGCTGACGCACGCACCACGACGAATCAACGCATGGCCTCGCTAGAAGAGGATCTGTTTGCATTAGAACGCAAACTGCCCCCTAAGTCCCGATAAAACCCTAAATTGACTAAGAAAGAAGGTTGCACTCATGTTTACCTATTCATTGGATGAATATACCGAACTACGCCCTCTCTCGATGGAGCACACGAAGCCATTGTTCGAACTTACCGATCGTTCACGGGATCAATTAAGACATTGGCTACCGTGGGTGGATCATGTGACCGAAATCGAGCATACCTCAAACTTTATTACCAATGCCTTGAAGCAAGGTGCTGAAAATGGTGGATTCACCGCAGGTGTATGGTTAAAGGGCGAGCTTGCAGGCATCATTGGCTTCCATGAAATTAATTGGACAAATCGCTCCGTAAGCATTGGATACTGGCTTGGAAAAGGTTACGAGGGGCAAGGATTGATGACCAGTGCGTGCCGTGTGCTCGTGGATTATGCACTTGTGACATTGGATCTGAACCGAGTGGAGATTCGTTCGGCAACCAATAACAAACGCAGTCGAGCTATTCCAGAGCGGCTTGGATTCGTGCTAGAGGGTGTCATTCGACAAGCAGAGAAGCTGCCTAAAGGCTACGTAAATCACGCTGTGTATGGCATGTTACAGCATGAATGGGAACTGCTGCGCTAAATGAAGTACATACGACTCTGTGTCATAGCCCCCCTACTTCTATAGGGAGTTATGATATGGATGGAACCAACATGAATCTACACCGAGACTGCAAAATATAATCTAAAGCTCAATGAACCCCCTCTATTCGTTTATATCGACCATAGAGGGGGTTTCACTATTAGTGCGAGTTCAAAAAGGTCGGTTTTCAGTACCGAGAAGATGGGATGAAGATAGAAATGGAGTAGCGGAGCGTAGACAAACCTACGTGAGCAACTACATTGTTTCTGAAGGAAACAAGCTTCGTAAGCATCCACTTATTTCGGCTGAGTACCATCTTCGACGCTGAGATGCCTCAGGGCATCCTTCGTAATCAAAAGCGGACTTTTTGAACAACCTCTATTAAACTTTTGATTATACATTTCCATTATATCTAGAGCCTGACTCAGACCTATCTAGAGTGCTCGTACCATACCGCCGTCTACCACGAGGGAAGCTCCTGTAATATACGTATTGGCACCAGATAGAAGGAATACAACCGCTTTAGCAAACTCCTCCGGTTGTCCATAGCGCCCCAGTGGTATTTCCTTACGGAATTGCTCACCTACTTCTTCAATACTGATTCCATTCTGCTCTGCGCGCGCAGCATCCAGATCACGTATTCGATCCGTGCCAATGCGTCCCGGGGATACGGTATTAATCAGAATGCCATACGGCGCTAATTCCTGTGATAACGTCTTCGCCATACCAAATACACCTGTACGGAAGGTGTTCGATAGGATTAACCCTGGAATCGGCTGCTTCACTGAGGTAGAGGCGATGTTTACGATATGGCCGCCGCTCTCCTTCATATAAGGAAGAACACCACGGATCACTCTCACATAACTGAGTACATTTAACTCGAATGCATGCTCCCAGTCTTCATCTGTCAGCGATTCAAACGTACCTGAGGGCGGCCCGCCTGAGTTATTCACCAGAATATCGATCTGACCAAATAACTCACCTGTCTTGCGGATCAGAGCTTCGATATCTTCCTTACGCGTCACATCGGTTACACAAAATTCAACTCGTCCGCCCCCACCAGCCGCAAGCAGTTCTTCCTTAACTGCCATCAGCTTCTCCTCGTTCCGGCTTGCAAGCATCACATCCGCACCTTCTGCTGCCAATTGAGCTGCCACCGCTTTGCCTAATCCTTGACTCGACGCAAGTACGAGAGCTTTCTTCCCATGAAGTCCCATATCCATCGTTATTCCTCCTTCACGCTTATGCTTCGATAAAATAACTCATCAGAATGTCGTCTACATATTTCCCGTCAATATAAAATTCAGACACTAATCTACCTTCTGTTAAGAAGCCACATTGTGTATAAAAAGCGATAGCCCCCGGATTACTCGATAAAACGCGTAACCGTAGCTTCCTAATCCCCTGCTCACGCGCATGCTGCTTCATCGCATCCATCAACGCTGTCGCAATCCCACAGCGGCGATCATGGGGATGAACTGCAATATTAATCTCATACACATGTTGATTAACAGGCATTGCTGTCGCTGGATGAAAACCGACATAACCACACACGCGTTCACCCTGTACCGCGAGTAGCTGGCTACCCGGAGGACAATGCTGCAGATATTGTTGTCTAGACCGCCAATGAAACGGTGCAGGTGATGTGTTTTTGTCCCACACCAGTGCATCCAAATCCATGAGTTGACGTGTGTCTTGGATCTCGGATGGTCGAATTGTATAGGTATGGCTTGTTAACATAATCGCGCAACCTTTCGTGCAATAATATATCGCTGCGGATCGCAGCATTCTCATAGAGAAGTTTGGTTAGTTTCACGGTTTAGCCTTGCAACTCATCCCTAAAGAGAAATTTCACGAATCGATGGATGAGCGGTAAAGACTACGTTGTTCTATATTGTAGCATAGCCTCAGACTGGACTAAAATCCAAAGCGACGATACGCTCTACTACAGTTTCCTTACACTGTTTGCAAATAATCTAGAATCAACACTTAACCTTAACGTAACGTCATAGTTTATACTGAAAGTAGAAGGAGGTGCAGCAGGATGAACATCAAGGAGGCAGCAGACAGACTTGGTATATCCGCGAGGGCTATTCGTTTTTATGAGGAAAAAGGATTGATATCCCCTGCGAAACAAACGGGGAATGGATACCGAAGTTACACGGAGAATGATATATGGCGCTTACAGACCATCGCCGCCCTTCGTGAGATCGGCATGTCGCTTGAGGATATCGCACACGCCATCGGGGAGATTGACCAAGGTAACCAGCAACGGCTGGAAGAATACCTGGAGCTGCAACAAGCCGTTATGTACGCCCAATGGATTGAACTCAAACGCATGCTGGATACAACCCAACGCATGATTGATCTGAATCGTCAGGACGGGCCACTGGAAGTCAGTCACCTTCATGTGCTTGCAGACAGCTCGCGCCGCTTGCGCGAAGCAAGGCAGAATTGGCATGACCGCTGGAACTACGATACACAGGCCGCCATCCATGACGAGAGGGTGCAAGCTACGAATAGAGCGAAATCTGAACACGTTAAATCTGAACAACTCGAACTATACCACAACTATGATGAAGCCCTTGAACAGACCGCTGATTGGATCTCGCCCATCCTTGGGGAAAAGGGATTGGACATCGGAACCGGGACAGGCAACTTGGCTGGAAGGCTGTTACAGCGAGGTGCGGATATGACAGCGATTGATCAATCACGGGAGATGCTGCGTACCTGTCGCAACAAATATCCCGATATGCATGTGAAGCTTGGTAATTTTCTGGCTCTGCCTTTTGCCGATCATTCCTTCGATTTTGTTGTATCCAGCTTCGCTTTCCATCATCTAAGCCCAGATCAGCAGCTACTAGCACTGGAGGAAATGCAGCGGGTGTTAACCTCACGAGGGCGAATCTGCCTCACTGACCTTATGTTCACAGATGCTGACCACCGGGATGCATTTACGGATCAGGTTAAGGCCACCGGACAGGAAGAGTGGCTACGCGCTGTTCGAGAGCGCCACTTCCCCTTACTCAATGAACTGTGCGCATGGCTGGAGAGCCACGGGTATGTGACGAAGCTTATTCGTTACAATGAGCTATTGCATACCGTGCTGGCCGTTCCACTGCGTTAAGGGGTGTAGGGCGTAAACTCCATCAAGTTCCGTTGGGTTTCCACTGAAACCTTATAACTGTAGTCGTATCCCTATTCTGAAATATGTAGTTTATAATAAGCCTGATTATAGGAATACCTTTCATGCCAAATACTAAATATCATTTTCTCATATATATAGAAAAGAAGCCCCCTCGTAAATGGATAGACTGACTTCCACTGATCAAGGTAGAGCTTCTTTTTTTAGTGTATAGGGGACAGAAGAGAGTACCAACAAGATTGTATATTATTTGTCTCTCTCCTGATTACA
This genomic interval carries:
- a CDS encoding DUF2164 domain-containing protein; the encoded protein is MNTLKLTKEQQDDAIRTIQSYFEEERGEELGDLAAWGVLDLFMTQLAPYIYNQALADARTTTNQRMASLEEDLFALERKLPPKSR
- a CDS encoding PLP-dependent aminotransferase family protein, coding for MDWKPNPSQPLPLYQQIELYIRQKITSGEWAPGTRLPSQRTLAQSMGINRSTLVSALDNLTAAGMIEGRHGGGTYVCSLDWNALPTREMPNWEEASEEGSYYPNLPEVQQINRSEFQPGIIRLGTGELAPELMPHDEFNEILLTLSRRSHSLNYLEPQGSLELRVALSAYLQKVHDIQASPASILIVSGSIQALNLVSVGLLPRGATVLLEKPSYLYSIHAFQSAGLKMGGIPLDDEGIQLAELSQASNRAFKQGNFPLLYTIPSFHNPTGNLMSAQRREELLATAYTTGCSILEDAAYTDLWLDEPAPKPLKALDREGRVLHMGTLSKAVSPGLRLGWLVGPEPVIRRLADIKMQTDYGTSSLAQEAAAVWFADGYHERHMDHLRPELRSRRDCMLELLHRYMGELAQWNIPRGGFYIWLQLTCAPLSIRRIFQMCLDRGVLIHPGYLYNRLDQEHIRLSYAYCTPEQMEQGLVILAETVRELLSSLEK
- a CDS encoding GNAT family N-acetyltransferase, which encodes MFTYSLDEYTELRPLSMEHTKPLFELTDRSRDQLRHWLPWVDHVTEIEHTSNFITNALKQGAENGGFTAGVWLKGELAGIIGFHEINWTNRSVSIGYWLGKGYEGQGLMTSACRVLVDYALVTLDLNRVEIRSATNNKRSRAIPERLGFVLEGVIRQAEKLPKGYVNHAVYGMLQHEWELLR
- a CDS encoding AraC family transcriptional regulator, with product METKLQLREMPQHLMAHWLPIIDCNIKLYGAHSQQVQMGWMMPEESHPGFELLLILEGTQESIIHGYRHLVEEGDILLIPPGYKHTNQCVSTTGMTYFSAHFNVDDPVFILKLMSRHSRIYEAGTPDNLKMRAILESWMSMIKQTEAYTSTDKFMMQARMFELFALLSQTADREPVSTMSGSAPNAPAPTAMHYAGAIAEAIKQAFHAQLRNKDGNVSTIKVEQIIASFGISPGYGLQIFRKVYGRAPRAYLSSLKLQEAKVLIEQPELSLGEIAWKLGYTHLSHFSRQFKRWTGESPLQYRNSTLKKNRSAPLDSSSVISGVNGMD
- the mobA gene encoding molybdenum cofactor guanylyltransferase — translated: MNTTEWTGIILAGGQSRRMGSNKALLPVKGSTLLSQIASSMIPEVARIIVAGGSHVATYAELGYECVQDQYPGKGPLAGLHAALQASDTNWNLVCACDMPLIRPSFFAGMKQLAESSDQHSVIVPRIAGRVHPLAGVYHRRVLTELTQCLDQDRLRVTGWLEEMNPLYIDVQELESVGVLDAVDQLSNMNTPQEYQSIRNHER
- a CDS encoding glutamine--tRNA ligase/YqeY domain fusion protein, whose translation is MKGLIAVDNRTTPPNFIKNIITEDLRSGKVQEVITRFPPEPNGYLHIGHAKAIWINFALGGEFGGKTNLRFDDTNPVKEDVEYVQSIQEDVKWLGYEWNEKRFASDYFDEMYNRAVLLIQKGKAYVDDQSADEIRQMRGTLTEPGKNSPYRDRSVEENLDLFTRMRAGEFKNGEKVLRAKIDMASPNINLRDPVIYRISHAHHHNTGDKWCIYPMYAFAHPLEDAIEGVTHSLCSLEFEDQRPFYDWVIAECEMESRPHQYEFGRLNLSQMVTSKRKLKLLVDEGHVDGWDDPRMPTISGLRRRGYTPEAIRDFVFETGISKSQGVIDIQTLEHFVREDLKLKAPRTMAVLHPLKVVITNYPEGQVEWLEAENNVENPEMGNRQIPFSREIYIEQDDFMENPPNKYFRLFPGNEVRLKHAYFIKCNDVIKDAEGNVIEIHCTYDVETKSGSGFTGRKVKGTIHWVEASQAVPAEFRLYEPLISAEAPEVDSEPEVVVAGAEAEVVEEQPEKTFLDQLNPNSLEIVHGYVEQEMKEAKPQDKFQFFRHGYFSVDPKHSEPGRPVFNRVVSLKSSFQLPKA
- a CDS encoding MFS transporter, whose protein sequence is MALLDKFAPGRGNPSLVSLKLYNFFIYGAISIFAGFLQLYLQEIGMTKLEIGSLMAIGPFVSLFANPFWGFWSDKSRNIRIILMIMMGGTFVFSQAVFHAPTYAWIYTAMIVFYFFQSPLFAQTNSLILGYIDGTSQKFGSFRLWGSLGWALTAVAAGPLIDRLGIGSVSIVFACMIIVAFAFSVFLPRQPVASDTPVVTFRRFGKVMFNPYFMAFIGLGVLVSVPNAMNSTFMSLYITEMGGNKQMVGWAIFTSSILEVGVFLLLDRYLKRKMSFLLASLVLVSLLFAIRWQLMAESTLPIEVVLIQLMHSITFGGYFYVGTQLTMLFIPRPYRSSGQAVYTMAWGGLSGVIAGLFGGWLFQSFGAELMYNIGVFFSLIGAAGFAIMWLINRRNGYQPVVLTEMGDG